One Streptomyces sp. NBC_00223 genomic window carries:
- a CDS encoding chaplin yields the protein MKRVARKGLVTAMVAGGVLASAGYAQADSAADGEAAGSPGVLSGNSVQVPVHIPVNVCGNTIDVVGLLNPSFGNRCANISTGQSTFSGNHRPGKHAGRPAVESAGALSGGRNGGGAHAAGRASGSPGVASGNLLQLPLDIPANVTGNSANVVGILNPTFGNTSVNTDTPAPTPPVAPTPPAHKPVPAPPNPAPVTPSTGPTLAHTGSDGLGWTAAGSAALLLAGAALYRRSRPGHR from the coding sequence ATGAAGAGGGTCGCCCGAAAGGGACTCGTCACCGCGATGGTCGCCGGTGGCGTACTGGCCTCCGCGGGGTATGCCCAGGCGGATTCGGCGGCCGACGGCGAAGCCGCGGGCTCGCCCGGAGTTCTGTCGGGCAATTCCGTCCAGGTTCCGGTGCACATTCCGGTGAACGTGTGCGGTAATACCATCGACGTCGTCGGCCTGCTGAACCCCTCGTTCGGCAACCGGTGCGCGAACATCTCCACGGGGCAGTCGACGTTCTCCGGCAACCACCGGCCGGGCAAGCACGCGGGCCGCCCGGCCGTCGAGTCGGCGGGCGCGCTGTCGGGAGGGCGCAACGGCGGCGGCGCCCACGCGGCGGGCCGCGCCAGCGGTTCGCCGGGCGTGGCGTCCGGCAACCTGCTGCAACTGCCGCTCGACATCCCGGCCAACGTGACCGGCAACTCGGCCAATGTGGTGGGCATTCTCAACCCCACCTTCGGCAACACCTCGGTGAACACGGACACTCCGGCCCCCACGCCGCCGGTCGCACCGACGCCGCCCGCCCACAAGCCGGTGCCGGCCCCGCCGAACCCCGCGCCGGTCACCCCTTCGACCGGTCCGACACTGGCCCACACCGGCTCCGACGGCCTCGGCTGGACGGCCGCGGGCAGCGCGGCTCTGCTGCTGGCCGGTGCCGCCCTCTACCGCAGGTCCCGTCCCGGCCACCGCTGA
- a CDS encoding MFS transporter, whose product MATEDDATTRIGRKPPRIAADHPRYKWVALSNTTLGMLIATINSSIVLISLPAIFNGIRLDPLQPGNVSYLLWMLMGYMLVTAVLVVTLGRLGDILGRVKIYNAGFLIFTVTSVILSVDPMHGGGGALWLIGWRVAQAVGGSMLMANSAAIITDAFPARQRGMALGVNMVAGIAGSFLGLVLGGLLAEWNWRSIFWVNVPIGLIGTIWAYRSLHDTGTRRPAKMDWWGNITFAVGLTALLAGITYGIQPYGGHTMGWTNPWVLAGLIGGVALLVVFCVVESRVAEPMFPLKLFRNAAFAGGNAATLLGSIARGGLQFMLIIWLQGIWLPLHGYDYADTPLWAGIYLLPLTIGFLAAGPVAGALSDRYGARFFAASGFVVMAGSFAGLLLIPTDFSYWVFALMVFLNGLGGGLFAAPNTSIIMASVPAEARGAASGMRATFQNAGMVLSIGVFFSLMVAGLAGSLPNTLSSGLMAQGVPAANAHQVANLPPVGTLFSAFLGYNPIQEMLGPDTLSKLPPANAHTLTGREFFPHLISGPFHDGLVVVFALAIVMSLVAAGASLIRARTARTVGTGRS is encoded by the coding sequence ATGGCGACAGAAGACGACGCGACGACACGAATAGGGCGCAAGCCACCGCGTATCGCCGCAGACCATCCGCGGTACAAGTGGGTGGCGCTGTCCAACACCACGCTCGGCATGCTCATCGCCACGATCAACTCCTCGATCGTGCTGATCTCGCTGCCGGCGATCTTCAACGGCATCAGGCTCGACCCCCTCCAGCCCGGCAACGTCAGCTATCTGCTGTGGATGCTCATGGGCTACATGCTGGTCACCGCGGTCCTGGTGGTCACCCTCGGCCGCCTCGGCGACATCCTCGGCCGGGTCAAGATCTACAACGCGGGCTTCCTGATCTTCACCGTCACCTCGGTGATCCTCTCCGTCGACCCCATGCACGGCGGCGGCGGAGCGCTCTGGCTGATCGGCTGGCGGGTCGCCCAGGCCGTCGGCGGCTCCATGCTGATGGCCAACTCGGCCGCGATCATCACCGACGCCTTCCCGGCCCGCCAGCGCGGCATGGCCCTCGGCGTCAACATGGTCGCCGGTATCGCCGGCTCCTTCCTCGGCCTGGTGCTCGGCGGTCTGCTCGCCGAGTGGAACTGGCGCTCCATCTTCTGGGTCAACGTGCCGATCGGCCTGATCGGCACCATCTGGGCCTACCGCTCGCTGCACGACACCGGGACGCGCCGCCCGGCCAAGATGGACTGGTGGGGCAACATCACCTTCGCCGTCGGCCTGACCGCGCTGCTCGCGGGCATCACCTACGGCATCCAGCCCTACGGCGGCCACACCATGGGCTGGACCAACCCCTGGGTGCTCGCCGGGCTGATCGGGGGCGTCGCGCTGCTCGTCGTGTTCTGCGTCGTGGAGTCCCGGGTCGCCGAACCGATGTTCCCGCTGAAGCTCTTCCGCAACGCGGCCTTCGCGGGCGGCAACGCGGCCACCCTGCTCGGCTCGATCGCCCGCGGCGGCCTCCAGTTCATGCTGATCATCTGGCTCCAGGGCATCTGGCTGCCACTGCACGGCTACGACTACGCCGACACCCCGCTGTGGGCCGGTATCTACCTCCTCCCGCTCACCATCGGCTTCCTCGCCGCGGGACCCGTCGCGGGAGCGCTCTCCGACCGGTACGGGGCCCGGTTCTTCGCGGCCTCCGGCTTCGTGGTGATGGCCGGCTCCTTCGCCGGTCTGCTGCTGATCCCGACGGACTTCAGCTACTGGGTCTTCGCGCTCATGGTGTTCCTCAACGGCCTCGGCGGCGGTCTGTTCGCCGCGCCCAACACCTCGATCATCATGGCCAGCGTGCCGGCCGAGGCCCGCGGCGCCGCCTCCGGCATGCGGGCCACCTTCCAGAACGCCGGCATGGTGCTGTCCATCGGTGTCTTCTTCTCGCTGATGGTGGCCGGCCTCGCCGGATCGCTGCCGAACACGCTCAGCTCCGGGCTGATGGCCCAGGGCGTACCGGCCGCCAACGCCCACCAGGTGGCGAACCTGCCCCCGGTCGGCACGCTCTTCTCGGCCTTCCTCGGGTACAACCCGATCCAGGAGATGCTGGGCCCGGACACCCTGTCCAAGCTCCCGCCGGCCAACGCGCACACGCTGACCGGCCGTGAGTTCTTCCCGCATCTGATCTCCGGGCCCTTCCACGACGGCCTCGTCGTGGTGTTCGCCCTCGCGATCGTGATGTCCTTGGTCGCGGCGGGCGCATCCCTGATCCGCGCCCGCACGGCCCGCACGGTAGGTACCGGGCGGAGCTGA
- a CDS encoding ABC transporter ATP-binding protein, producing the protein MALPQGTLSHRYRGEHPVRTLLYLFHPDRRRVWVAVAAFLGKHTPVWLLPLITANVVDVVVQHKPISVLWWNAAVLLVILSLNLPLHLTYVRCMQGSIRRTGTRLRTALCHRMQQLSIGYHNRVSAGVLQAKVIRDVETIETAAQQTADNGLAAIATLLGGLVVIGLRAPAFLPVYLVVVPASALLVVKLRRRLRDHNESFRQQVEQLSSRVSEMTTLIPITRAHGLENTALHRVDRTLGEVLHAGLRLDRLNGWFGSLAWILLNAIGVACLAGSALVAYYGWLNVSAGTVVMLSAYFSSLTGSVTTLLTLTPQIGKGLESVRSIGEVLQAPDLEKNDGKAHIKGVTGRFEFRGVGHTYAEAERPSLLDFDLDVRPGETIALVGGSGAGKSTVLNLVIGFLRPSQGQILLDGVDMETLDLRDYRSWLSVVPQDSILFEGSVRENVTYGMTDVPEETVRSALRDANALEFIDRMPHGLDTVVGERGARLSGGQKQRLAIARALIRDPRVLILDEATSALDSRSEALVQQALTRLVRGRTVFVVAHRLSTIRNADRIVVLDEGRIVEIGSHAELLRRGGAYAGLQAAQLA; encoded by the coding sequence ATGGCGTTGCCGCAAGGCACGCTCAGCCACCGTTACCGTGGCGAGCACCCCGTCCGAACCCTCCTCTACCTCTTCCATCCCGACCGGCGCCGGGTCTGGGTCGCCGTGGCCGCGTTCCTCGGCAAGCACACCCCGGTCTGGCTGCTCCCGCTGATCACCGCCAACGTCGTCGACGTCGTCGTCCAGCACAAGCCGATATCGGTGCTGTGGTGGAACGCCGCCGTGCTGCTGGTGATCCTCAGCCTCAACCTTCCGCTGCATCTGACCTACGTACGCTGCATGCAGGGATCGATCCGCCGGACGGGCACCCGGCTGCGGACCGCGCTGTGCCACCGGATGCAGCAGCTGTCCATCGGATACCACAACCGGGTCAGCGCCGGAGTGCTCCAGGCCAAGGTGATCAGGGACGTCGAGACCATAGAGACGGCCGCCCAGCAGACCGCGGACAACGGTCTTGCCGCCATCGCCACCCTCCTCGGCGGCCTGGTGGTCATCGGCCTCCGGGCACCGGCCTTCCTGCCCGTCTATCTGGTCGTGGTGCCGGCCTCCGCCCTGCTGGTGGTCAAGCTGCGCCGGCGGCTGCGGGACCACAACGAGTCCTTCCGCCAGCAGGTCGAGCAACTGTCCTCGCGGGTCAGCGAGATGACCACGCTCATCCCCATCACCCGGGCGCACGGCCTGGAGAACACCGCGCTGCACCGGGTGGACCGCACCCTGGGCGAGGTACTGCACGCCGGGCTGCGGCTGGACCGGCTCAACGGCTGGTTCGGCTCGCTCGCCTGGATCCTGCTCAACGCCATCGGTGTCGCCTGCCTCGCGGGCTCGGCGCTGGTGGCCTACTACGGCTGGCTGAACGTCAGCGCGGGCACGGTCGTCATGCTCAGCGCGTACTTCTCCAGCCTCACCGGCTCGGTCACCACGCTGCTCACCCTCACCCCGCAGATCGGCAAGGGCCTTGAGTCGGTCCGCTCGATCGGCGAGGTGCTCCAGGCGCCCGACCTGGAGAAGAACGACGGCAAGGCGCACATTAAGGGCGTCACCGGCCGCTTCGAGTTCCGCGGTGTCGGCCACACCTACGCCGAGGCCGAGCGGCCCTCGCTGCTCGACTTCGACCTGGACGTACGGCCCGGCGAGACGATCGCCCTGGTCGGCGGCTCGGGCGCGGGCAAGTCCACCGTGCTCAACCTGGTGATCGGCTTCCTGCGGCCCTCGCAGGGGCAGATCCTGCTCGACGGTGTCGACATGGAGACCCTGGACCTGCGCGACTACCGCAGCTGGCTGTCGGTCGTCCCGCAGGACTCGATCCTGTTCGAGGGCAGCGTCCGCGAGAACGTCACCTACGGCATGACGGACGTGCCCGAGGAGACCGTACGGTCGGCGCTGCGGGACGCCAACGCGCTGGAGTTCATCGACCGTATGCCGCACGGCCTGGACACCGTGGTCGGTGAGCGCGGGGCGCGGCTGTCCGGCGGCCAGAAGCAGCGGCTGGCCATCGCCCGCGCGCTGATCCGCGACCCCCGGGTGCTGATCCTGGACGAGGCCACCTCGGCGCTCGACTCCCGCTCGGAGGCGCTGGTCCAGCAGGCGCTGACCCGGCTGGTGCGGGGCCGTACGGTCTTCGTGGTCGCGCACCGGCTGTCCACGATCAGGAACGCCGACCGGATCGTGGTCCTCGACGAGGGCCGGATCGTGGAGATCGGCTCGCACGCGGAACTGCTGCGCCGCGGGGGCGCGTACGCGGGTCTCCAGGCGGCCCAGCTCGCCTGA
- the pgm gene encoding phosphoglucomutase (alpha-D-glucose-1,6-bisphosphate-dependent), whose amino-acid sequence MPHERAGTPARPDDLVDVPRLVTAYYALHPDPGEPDQRVAFGTSGHRGSSLATAFNEDHIAATSQAICDYRAQQGTTGPLFLGADTHALSEPARVTALEVFAANGVTVLIDRRDGWTPTPAVSHAILTHNRGRTTALADGVVVTPSHNPPADGGFKYNPPTGGPAASDATGWIQDRANALIAGGLTDVRRIPYARALAADTTGRYDFLGRYVDDLPSVLDLEAVRRAGVTIGADPLGGASVGYWGEIAERHGLDLTVVNPHADPTWRFMTLDWDGRIRMDCSSPYAMASLIARKDEYRIATGNDADADRHGIVTPDGGLMNPNHYLAVAISYLAGHREQWGPELAVGKTLVSSSMIDKVVADLGRPLNEVPVGFKWFVDGLLGGTLAFGGEESAGASFLRHDGTVWTTDKDGILLALLAAEITAVTGRTPSEHYTDLTARFGAPAYARIDAPADREQKAVLAKLSPDQVPAEELAGEPVTAVLTEAPGNGAALGGIKVCTENAWFAARPSGTEDVYKVYAESFLGDEHLARVQDEARAMVTDALKN is encoded by the coding sequence ATGCCGCACGAGCGTGCCGGAACCCCAGCCCGGCCGGATGACCTGGTGGACGTGCCCCGCCTGGTCACCGCCTACTACGCTCTGCACCCCGACCCCGGCGAGCCCGACCAGCGGGTGGCCTTCGGCACCTCGGGCCACCGAGGCTCCTCGCTCGCCACCGCCTTCAACGAGGACCACATCGCCGCCACCAGCCAGGCGATCTGCGACTACCGGGCCCAGCAGGGCACCACGGGACCGCTCTTCCTGGGCGCCGACACCCACGCCCTGTCCGAGCCCGCCCGGGTCACCGCCCTGGAGGTGTTCGCCGCCAACGGCGTCACCGTCCTGATCGACCGGCGCGACGGCTGGACCCCGACCCCGGCCGTCTCGCACGCGATCCTCACCCACAACCGGGGCCGTACCACCGCGCTCGCCGACGGTGTGGTCGTCACCCCCTCGCACAACCCGCCCGCCGACGGCGGCTTCAAGTACAACCCGCCCACCGGCGGCCCGGCCGCCTCCGACGCCACCGGCTGGATCCAGGACCGCGCCAACGCCCTGATCGCCGGCGGCCTGACGGACGTCCGCCGGATCCCGTACGCCCGCGCGCTGGCCGCCGACACCACCGGGCGCTACGACTTCCTCGGCCGCTATGTGGACGACCTGCCGTCGGTGCTCGACCTCGAAGCCGTCCGCCGGGCGGGCGTCACCATCGGCGCGGATCCGCTCGGCGGCGCCTCGGTCGGCTACTGGGGCGAGATCGCCGAGCGGCACGGCCTGGACCTGACCGTGGTCAATCCGCACGCGGACCCGACCTGGCGGTTCATGACGCTGGACTGGGACGGCAGGATCCGGATGGACTGCTCGTCGCCGTACGCGATGGCGTCGCTGATCGCCCGCAAGGACGAGTACCGGATCGCCACCGGCAACGACGCAGACGCCGACCGGCACGGCATCGTCACGCCCGACGGCGGCCTGATGAACCCCAACCACTATCTGGCCGTCGCGATCTCCTACCTGGCCGGGCACCGCGAGCAGTGGGGGCCGGAACTCGCCGTCGGCAAGACCCTGGTGTCCTCCTCGATGATCGACAAGGTGGTCGCCGACCTGGGCCGGCCGCTCAACGAGGTACCGGTCGGCTTCAAGTGGTTCGTGGACGGACTGCTCGGCGGCACCCTGGCCTTCGGCGGCGAGGAGTCCGCGGGCGCGTCCTTCCTGCGGCACGACGGCACGGTGTGGACCACCGACAAGGACGGCATCCTGCTGGCGCTGCTCGCCGCGGAGATCACCGCGGTCACCGGCCGTACCCCCTCCGAGCACTACACGGACCTGACCGCGCGCTTCGGCGCCCCCGCGTACGCCCGGATCGACGCGCCCGCCGACCGCGAGCAGAAGGCCGTACTGGCGAAGCTGTCGCCGGATCAGGTGCCGGCCGAGGAACTGGCCGGGGAGCCGGTGACCGCGGTGCTGACCGAGGCGCCGGGCAACGGGGCCGCGCTGGGCGGCATCAAGGTGTGCACGGAGAACGCCTGGTTCGCCGCGCGCCCGTCCGGGACCGAGGACGTCTACAAGGTGTACGCCGAGTCGTTCCTCGGCGACGAGCACCTGGCCAGGGTCCAGGACGAGGCGCGGGCGATGGTGACGGACGCGCTCAAGAACTGA
- a CDS encoding DUF5133 domain-containing protein, which produces MLMAHPTVLRNLVERYEALRALTGHRNTGGKEDKEGADPHVRQQLQDTVYTLCVSTGTREIGAALTAARRHIERCTFEDSRVLGENAA; this is translated from the coding sequence ATGCTGATGGCCCACCCGACCGTGCTGCGGAACCTGGTCGAGCGCTACGAGGCGCTCCGCGCGCTCACCGGCCACCGGAACACGGGCGGCAAGGAGGACAAGGAGGGCGCTGATCCGCATGTACGGCAACAGTTGCAGGACACCGTCTACACCCTGTGCGTGTCCACGGGGACGCGGGAGATAGGCGCGGCGCTCACGGCCGCCCGCCGGCACATCGAGCGCTGCACCTTCGAGGACTCCCGCGTGCTGGGTGAGAACGCCGCCTGA
- a CDS encoding MarR family winged helix-turn-helix transcriptional regulator: protein MTDHDARGALSSEAVARLRLIVARLYRQMAQASGGERDLTLAQISALARTEEFGPIRLGELAALEQVAAPSLTRTLRPLAADGLIRKVPDPSDGRSLLVSIAPAGHELLDTVRRERSALLTRRTSRLTQEQRETLLAALPVLELLLTEPPADDHGNAGG from the coding sequence ATGACCGACCACGACGCGCGCGGGGCGCTCTCCTCGGAAGCGGTCGCCCGCCTGCGGCTGATCGTCGCCCGGCTCTACCGGCAGATGGCCCAGGCGTCCGGCGGCGAACGCGATCTCACCCTCGCCCAGATCTCCGCGCTGGCCAGGACCGAGGAGTTCGGCCCGATCCGGCTCGGCGAACTGGCCGCGCTCGAACAGGTCGCCGCCCCCTCACTGACCCGCACCCTGCGCCCGCTGGCCGCCGACGGGCTGATCCGCAAGGTGCCCGACCCCTCCGACGGCCGCTCCCTGCTGGTCAGCATCGCCCCTGCGGGCCATGAACTGCTGGACACCGTCCGCCGGGAGCGTTCCGCCCTGCTGACCCGCCGTACCTCCCGGCTCACCCAGGAACAGCGCGAGACCCTGCTGGCCGCCCTCCCCGTACTCGAACTGCTGCTCACCGAGCCGCCGGCCGACGACCACGGGAACGCCGGCGGCTGA
- a CDS encoding MFS transporter: MTRAEPPEAGGVRLASPAGRWVLACSVLGSGIALLDGTIVNIALPRIGEDLGASLADLQWTVNGYLLTLAGLILLGGGLGDRYGRRRIFVIGVAWFALASALCGIAQDSTMLIAARALQGVGGALLTPGSLALVQSTFRPEDRAKAVGAWSGLGGVAGAIGPFLGGYLVDGPGWRWIFLINVPVAVVVVAIAARHVPESRDRNATGRFDVRGAALAALCLAGITYALITASGHPSPLVIAVPALAGLACGVAFWRTERRSRAPMLPLSVFSSRLFTAMNLVTLCLYAAIGGVFFLLPVQLQIAAGYSALRAGLATLPVTVLILLLSASAGSLAQRIGPRWPLTVGPLLTAAGLMLLTRISPGSSSYVTDVLPAVVVQGLGMSLFVAPLTATVLASVEVDHAGIASGVNNAAARVAQLLVVAALPLLVGLSNHAYTSPHAVNSAFGRAMPICAGLCVVGAALAALLVPSGALREDSEHPVARPQCASHCGVPSPPLEPGAHEAPG; encoded by the coding sequence ATGACCAGGGCGGAGCCGCCCGAGGCAGGCGGCGTACGGCTGGCCTCCCCGGCCGGCCGCTGGGTGCTGGCCTGCTCGGTGCTGGGGTCGGGCATAGCGCTGCTCGACGGCACGATCGTCAACATCGCGCTCCCCCGGATCGGCGAGGACCTGGGCGCGTCGCTGGCCGACCTGCAATGGACGGTCAACGGCTATCTGCTCACCCTGGCCGGGCTGATCCTGCTCGGCGGCGGCCTCGGCGACCGCTACGGGCGGCGGCGGATCTTCGTCATCGGCGTGGCCTGGTTCGCGCTGGCGTCCGCGCTGTGCGGGATCGCGCAGGACAGCACGATGCTGATCGCCGCGCGGGCCCTCCAGGGCGTGGGCGGCGCCCTGCTGACGCCGGGGTCGCTCGCGCTGGTGCAGTCGACCTTCCGGCCGGAGGACCGGGCCAAGGCGGTGGGCGCGTGGTCCGGGCTCGGCGGGGTGGCGGGCGCGATCGGGCCGTTCCTGGGCGGTTATCTGGTGGACGGCCCCGGCTGGCGGTGGATCTTCCTGATCAACGTGCCGGTCGCGGTGGTCGTGGTGGCGATCGCCGCCCGGCATGTCCCGGAGAGCCGCGACCGCAACGCCACGGGCCGCTTCGACGTGCGCGGCGCCGCGCTGGCCGCACTCTGCCTGGCCGGCATCACCTACGCGCTGATCACCGCCTCGGGGCACCCCTCGCCCCTGGTCATCGCCGTGCCGGCGCTGGCGGGGCTGGCCTGCGGGGTGGCCTTCTGGCGGACCGAGCGGCGCAGCCGCGCGCCGATGCTGCCGCTGTCGGTGTTCTCCTCGCGGCTGTTCACCGCGATGAACCTGGTGACGCTGTGTCTGTACGCGGCGATCGGCGGGGTGTTCTTCCTGCTGCCGGTGCAATTGCAGATCGCGGCCGGGTACAGCGCGCTGCGGGCGGGGCTCGCGACGCTGCCGGTGACGGTGCTGATACTGCTGCTGTCGGCGTCGGCGGGCTCGCTCGCGCAGCGGATCGGGCCGCGCTGGCCGCTGACGGTGGGTCCGCTGCTGACGGCCGCCGGGCTGATGCTGCTCACCCGGATCTCGCCGGGCTCGTCGTCGTACGTGACCGACGTACTGCCCGCGGTGGTGGTGCAGGGGCTGGGGATGAGCCTGTTCGTGGCGCCGCTGACCGCGACCGTACTGGCCTCGGTGGAGGTCGACCACGCGGGGATCGCCAGCGGCGTCAACAACGCGGCCGCCCGGGTGGCGCAGTTGCTGGTGGTGGCCGCGCTGCCGCTGCTGGTGGGGCTGTCGAACCACGCGTACACCTCGCCGCACGCGGTGAACTCCGCCTTCGGGCGGGCGATGCCGATCTGCGCGGGCCTGTGCGTGGTGGGGGCGGCGCTGGCCGCGCTGCTGGTGCCCTCGGGCGCGCTGCGCGAGGACAGCGAGCACCCGGTGGCCCGCCCGCAGTGCGCGTCGCACTGCGGGGTGCCCTCGCCGCCGCTGGAGCCGGGCGCGCACGAGGCGCCGGGCTGA
- a CDS encoding flavin reductase family protein has product MNEVMNESADTAEAEAEAAAAAPGDAGTAAGPYPPVDDHVTVTPSILYFGTPVVLLSTLNADGSANLAPMSSAWALGRTVVLGLGAEGQTAANLAARPEVVVNLPAADQWRAVERLAPLTGRDPVPAAKRAAFRTERDKFGAAGLTAQPSDIVRPPRVAQCPLQLEARVRGIRADLTGDFFIAEAEVVRVHARRDLVVPGTQHLDPARWNPLIYNFRHYFGLGAELGHTFRSQTAPPGGEAPLARRAHA; this is encoded by the coding sequence ATGAACGAGGTCATGAACGAGTCCGCGGACACCGCCGAAGCCGAAGCCGAAGCCGCAGCCGCCGCCCCGGGCGATGCCGGGACCGCGGCCGGGCCGTACCCGCCCGTTGACGATCATGTGACGGTCACGCCGAGCATTCTCTACTTCGGCACCCCCGTCGTGCTGTTGTCCACGCTCAACGCGGACGGATCGGCCAATCTCGCGCCGATGTCCTCCGCCTGGGCGCTCGGCCGCACCGTCGTGCTCGGCCTGGGCGCCGAAGGGCAGACCGCCGCCAACCTGGCGGCGCGGCCCGAGGTCGTCGTCAATCTGCCGGCCGCCGACCAGTGGCGGGCCGTGGAGCGGCTGGCCCCGCTCACCGGCCGGGACCCGGTGCCCGCCGCCAAACGGGCAGCGTTCCGTACCGAACGGGACAAGTTCGGCGCCGCCGGGCTCACCGCCCAGCCCTCCGACATCGTCCGGCCGCCGAGGGTCGCGCAGTGCCCGCTGCAACTGGAGGCCCGGGTGAGGGGGATACGCGCGGACCTGACCGGCGACTTCTTCATCGCCGAGGCCGAGGTCGTCCGGGTGCACGCCCGCCGGGACCTCGTGGTGCCCGGCACCCAGCACCTCGACCCCGCCCGCTGGAACCCGCTGATCTACAACTTCCGGCACTATTTCGGCCTCGGCGCCGAACTCGGCCACACCTTCAGGTCGCAGACCGCGCCGCCCGGCGGCGAGGCCCCCTTGGCGCGGCGCGCCCACGCGTGA